The genomic region ctttcaaacggctgaaccgattttcttggattatagctaagaacactctcgatcaagccacctttcaaacaaaaaaaaactaaattaaaatcggttcattagtttaggcgctacggtgccacagacagatacacagatacacagatacacacgtcaaacttataacacccctctttttgggtcgggggttaaaaattataaacgaAAGTACTTAGtcttaatacaagtgtaaattaaattttataatatccccgacaagtgaaggttaggtacagtaactagaaaagagctgataactttcaaacggctgaaccgattttcttggattatagctaaaaacactcttattttgaaaggtggcttaatcaagccacctttcaaacaactaaattaaaatcggttcattagtttaggagctacgatgccacagacagatacacagatacacacgtcaaacttataacacccctctttttggggagTCGAAGGTTAAAAAGAGAGTCATTTAGCAGCGAAACTCGTGCGGTTGTTCAAAAAAACAAAGTAGCTCACGAAACCAGGCAAGATTAAAGCGCAAAAATAAGCTTCATTCATAGTTCATACCTTGCAGCGTCATTTCATTCCTTGCAATAGTTTTGTTTTCTTGCTTTGTGAATTTTCAGCTTTGTGTTAGTTTTCTTCGTTCCTTTGACGCCAGCaaaggaatttttaatttaaattcgaCTTGAAAAATATTCTATTTGCTCGCTTGATTAAATaaactgtattttatttaaattttatgttcaCTTAACTGACACTTTTGCTGCAAGAAAACTTTATATTTTCCCTttggtaaattatattattcgcTTAGGGGAATGTTTCGTTTGTAATTCATATTTGTTGCTTTAGGAATATTTCATGAATAACTTGAATACGTTAATTTTTCGTACCTACACTCTCgtagttcgaaaaatcgatagacgATCGAGTTCCAAGATGGTGACCTCACAATTACGTGCCTAGCGTTGGAAGACCTTCTACTAGTTGGATAGACGATAttaaacgagtcgcagagagccgctggattcaggcggcgccaagaccgtggtgtgtagAAGTCACTAGAAGagtcctatgtccagcagtggacatctatcggttgatagtgATGTTGACAGCCAcacttccatacaaatattataaatgcgaaagtgtgtctgtctgtttgtctgtcagctttTTACGACCCAAACGTTTAGCCAATTTTAGGTGAATAACAATAGGTGAAGTCGCGGAGCATCATCTATTTTATGTAGTCAACGCGACCAAAGTCACGAGCATGAAACTAgtctaaatatacaaaaggaaaagctgactgactgactgactgaattactgatctatcaacgcacagctcaaactactggacggatcgggctggacatgcagatagctattatgacgtaaacattcgctaagaaaagattcttgaaaattcaatccctaaagaggtaaataggggtttgaaatttatgtaatccacgcggaccaagttgCGGGCctaagctagtattataataagatGGTTGGCTACACAAACATTTCATCGATGAAAAACACTTATCTACGCCCACCCCGTATCCTGTTTGACCAATTTATTTTCCAAGATGTTATTGAGGGGACTTCcgaataacaaaataatacagGGTGACTTTTTGGCAGCGGTCAGTgaagcgaaaaaaaaaacttttattaaaacaagcagttaaaaaataaataaaaaataaaacctgccataaaacgaaaaaaaaaacacattttaaaatggCATCATACAGCcatatcgaaaaaaaaaaaaaagttgtgttCTCGGGATGATGTCACACATCCAAacctgttcaggcatttagcaGTTATGTTATTAAGAAGCTCCCATAGTGTTTCGGGCAGTCGCGTAATCATGAAGTCGAGATAAACAGTCGGAAAAATcgatttaagtacataataatatcaaaaactagacgagtcagactcgcgcaccgaaggttccatactcgggtatttttttctacatcttgcatgataaatcaaaaactattatgatatatatggcagaaccgattttcttggatgagaactaagaacgctctcgatcaagccacctttcaaacaaaaaaaaactaaattaaaattggttcattagtttaggagctacgatgccacagacagatacacagatacacacgtcaaacttataacacccctctttttgggtcgggggttaaaatcggttttataatgtacaggtaaagccctttcgtcaCGTCTAGCgtggaggctgtgcgggtgtgcgggcaTCCCCATcccaattcaattcaattatctttttggcccgattgccatctagacctgtcgcgtactataggctCTTGTTTTATCCATATGACCTTTGTAAAAAATTCACCCCGCATATCCGTCCCCTCGCCCTATATTCTCGTGTATTAGGTTACATTCTCATATTTTCTTGGGCCACGTACAAGTGGCATGTTTGTATCGAAAATATTTTCGCGCGTAATCCAATCACAAAGTTATTGGTACTGCGAATGTTATAAAATTGAGAAGGTCTTCGTCGAGTATATGCGATATATAGAACGTGGAACGATATTGGATTTGtcttgataatattttttgtataggtACACTTATatcaagtaaaaataatattatattgttatgttTCATGTAATCTAGCCTGGACTGAACCATCTTTACACAtggttttctttttaacccactttgttctataatattatttacatacaatattatacacactaataattattattataatatcacatGCTATGTGATTCTTTGGATAAATTatacaaaaagttagtaaataCTCATTTCATTTCACTTTCTCTGCGATGTATTCTTCACTTCTGAGGGTCTTAACCATTAACCATTTtccattaataataaaattattaataaacagAATGTTAATTTCACCGATATCAgctattgtaggtacctataggtacaatatATGACGGTGGGTAATTcttttgggataataatgccACATAATGCGTTGAGTTCCCAAATACCTAGTCGACTAAGTGAACGAGATGTCATGATTTAACGTGCTCTTTGAGGCACAGAGGCAATGAAAAAGCAAAAGGACCTCCAAACTCGGTCACCTATTTAGTTACCGAAGTTGGATCAATATCTattgcttaacaatcacaatcgattgatattaTGCATACAACAAGGTAGGTAATACAGGCCCTCGATGACTAaggcaaaatataatatttagttaaaTCAGCTCCCTAACCAAGTATTTACTACAAAAGGAGCATGCACGTCGTCAAAGGAAACGCCGAGACAAGGTAAAGTTACGTACTTGTCGCCATAATCCTGAAACTGTAGAACCTCTGAGACAGTTTAGACAGACTGACGCTGCGGTTACTCAGTTACTTCAAGTTGCAGCTTAAGGTCTGATAGTTTCTTGTGCTTCTACTAGCTTAAATTATCGCACATTACAAGAGATATTTTTAGAGCTTCGTATTATAATTTCgtactgtccgtctgtccgtttgtctttGTGTCACAAACTTTTCTAAAATAAGGGGTAGGGGAGAGTCGCTTCTTTGTGTAGTGATAGTTAGTAGGTTCGCGTCAAGTATGActcatacagacagacagaagccagataattttttttaacaatagcATGTCGATAGATCTTGAAGTTTATACCCATCCGATAATCGCTCAACTCACACAAAGAAGTTTTCACattaaaaattgtataatatCGGAAATTAGCTCAGCTAACAaaatatctataaataaatgtaattaaaaaatttatgacaattgaaggttacagtaataactagaaaagagctgataactttcaaacggctgaaccgattttcttggattacagctataaacactttcgatcaagccacctttcacacaaaaaaaaactaaattaaaatcggttcattagattaggagctacgatgccacagacagatacacagatacatagatacacagatacacacgtcaaacttataacacccctctttttgggtcaggggttaaaaacaactaaAGCACATATAATTACAACACAgcgctataattttttttatgaaacaaagtAAAGTTTCATAAGCTCATAGCATTTTGTACGATCCCATAGCACAGTAGTAACAGCATTACAAAGCATATCAAGTTTACAGGAAGTATCACAATGTGGCATAGCGTCACTATCTTTAGACGCAAAGTCCACATATTGGTCCAGAAGGTACTTCTTGTTTGTTACCATTCTGGACACTAATTGGTCCATTGAAGCAACGGAAAGGTTTCGAAGTTGGAAGGATGTTTGCATATCGTAGAGTTTGTACCAGCGTGGTGGTTGGTTTGGGTTGAGGTTAGCTTCAGTTAGGTTGTATATATAGTTGACCATGCTTGTTGGTTCCTGAAACAAGGAATATATTATTCATTACTAGATCTAGaatcgaaatcctgtgggaactcttttctgattatttctgattttccgggataaaaagtagtctatttcCGGCCCAaaaatgtaagctatctctgtaccaagtttcattgaaatcggttaaacagttgggccgtgaaaagctagtaaacagatagacagatagattcGAATTTATCATATTAATATGGATGGACCCTCATTATGATAAACCCTTAACCGGCTCATTAGTGAACACAGGTTCAGAACGAAAAGAGTTTGATTTAATCTACAAAGTCAAGTCTGGGAAACTTAGCCAATGGCATGAAGATAATGTGTCATGCATTGCATAACAAAAATTTTACAACCaattttatacttacaaaattattattgtcgAAAGTAACAATCTTATAATTGAGATTAAAGTTCTGAAAGGTAGTAGCAGATCCTGCACTCCAAGCCACGTTGAAGGCTTTGCCGTCTTTGTAGAAAATCTTGAACTCATCTGAATGTATGTGGCCGTTGAATTGAGCGGTGATTGTGGATGAAAATCTGAAACAAAAACAGAAACATTGCCTGCAAATGGTTTGAGCAGCTGTAAACGGCAGTTTTGGCTGGTTCTGGCAAAAATAGCCTTGAAATACAAgcggttaaaaagaaagtacatgattaaagataccgaaactgttaacataaaaatttataacacccccgacaagtgaagattacagtaactagaaaagaaatgataaatttcaaacggctgaaccaattttcttagattatagctaagaatactcccgatcaaaccacctttcaaacaaaaaaaaactaaattaaaatcagttcattactttaggagctacgatggcacagacagatacacagatacacacgttaaaaataataagaaatcaATCTcgattaaatgtaaaataagcTTTTGAAGGAGTCGAGATGATTTTCATACATAACAGTGATATAAATACGCATATATTAAATTCAAGAGGtatgagaaaaaaatgtaggtaaatatttaagGGCATTTACCGATCAACAATCCTATGGTATTCTCTAGTCCAAATGTAAATAAGATCTTGATCACCAGGTGGGACGTGAGAAAGGATGTGGACCTTCTCACCTGCTAACTCAGCTTTGTATAGCTCTTCCACGAGCCATTCTAGTTGTCTTTTACACTCATGTGGATCATATACCAACCACCTAAACATAGTTTGATTAGAATGGTGTAacaatagtaaaaataatttatgtactaTTAACAAGGGAAATAAAAAGCTGTTGacaacatgtgtaaattaaaaatttataacacccccgataagtgaaggttacagtacctagaaaagagctgataactttcaaacggctgaaccgattttcttgaattataactaagaacgctctcgatcaagtcaccttttaagcaaaataaactaaattaaaatcggttcattagtttaggagttacgatgccacatacagatacaccgatatacacgtcaaacttataacacgcctctttttgggtcgggggttttattACTAAGCAGCAAAATACTAACACATTATGCGCGTATATTTCAAAAACGGAAATTATGCGAAATGAAGGAAGCtattatcaattatttatcATCCAACTAAAAAAGGTATTTTTCAAGATCTTTTTTACCAGTTAAATTTATAGGCAACAATGTTATTGATGGAAATAACTCTTAGTCCCGGTCGAATCAACATGGAGTATCCACCTTGTTTCTTCATAGAATTAAATGCGTACTCGGTCAAATAGGACCTCCAGATATTGGCCAAACTTTCATATAGCCAAGTCGTGTTCAGTAATTTGCCTTTTACATACGTTGGTGCAAACCTGTAGCAAAAATAACCTTCATTATGATCAGCCCcaacaaaaaaacctaattttTTGGCTGcatcattttaaaatttcatattaCAGAAAAACCAGctaagcgcgagtcagactcgcgtttcgagagttccgtactcggatattttttcacgataaatcaaaaactattatgcatgaaaataatttagaatctgtttttgaatgcaCATGTAAACCCCTTTTGATATGATACCCTATTTGTTtgagttatcttactttgaaatttgaaaatactaattatttgttcatgaacacattttaatttttttttgtgatgtaaccacaaattcgcggttttcggattttttcctttatttgtgctataagacctaccttcctgccaaatcATGTTTTTAGATCGATGAGAATTCccctttaggtttcttgacagacacgatggacggacggacagacagacagacagacatacagacaaacagacaacaaagtgaacccataagggttccgttttttcttttgaggtacggaaccctttaaagtaaattttatgCATGTTTTACTTACTGGTCAGCTGGTTGAGCTTCATGGTTTCCAACCGTATGTACAACTAGCATGTCATCTCTAAGAATCTTTTGCATCTTATCAACTACTAAGCTATTCACATATTCATTAAGTTCGTATGTTGTCTCCCATACATGATGATCAATATTATCTCCGATATAATAAACAACATCAACATCCTAAAAAacaaatttgaataaaatatatatattaaaaaaaaaataactctaACTTAGAAAAATATATCTAACTCTCTTTTATAAATATTCAAAAGTCTATTTAAAAGATTAATATGAATAGACTTTATTAAGATAGTCATCCATTGATTTGAAATGTTACTCCTGATATTTCTCTGATCAATAACCAAAAGCTGTCTTTGAAACCAATATAGCAAATATTCTAACCTCAAGCTCTCTTCAGCTACctaggacaaagaattagtctagccattcacgctgccagtatctttggaaccttgcctaaagggacttcttttaataatttattttagttattatatcatatttttaaggattttagtgttaggttcattgttttaataatttagattttaaactttctgaaattgaatatttaaattcTAACCTCATGAGATGCGATTTGTTTGATGACGTCTATAAACGCCCATATTGGAGTATCGCAATTTCTATAATCTCCCCAATATCCAGCTGGTGCTGactgtttttcttttattatattcaaattaggtacagttttaattattttggatGCTGCATTAGTATTTAGAATTATTTCTTCATCGTCTTGAATAACACTCTTTTGCAAAACGATATCGTCAATGTATTTGTTTTCTCTAACACGAGGTTTTTGGCCTTTCCTACAGCAGACTGGTTCATCGCAATCAGCTACTCCAAATGGTTCATACAATGGGTCAATGTGAATGTCTGATAGAACAGCTACTGTCAGAGGTTTTGAATTAGCATAGATTGGctgaaaatattgatttttattagaAACTAAGGCATTTATTTACTCCATACAGATATTTTAAGTAACctgatttgatatttttaagaCAAATGCCTTGGTAACTGCAGATAGTAATTAATAGCGCAGAAATTGGTACTCAAAGAAGATTTTAAGATTCTTGAATAGAGACGACAGTGAAGGGAACTCCTTGGTTtcccgggataataagtagcctatgccactctcctgatctttaactatacccatgcaacaagtgtaaattaaaaatttataacacccccgacaagtgaaggttacagtaactagaaaagagctgataactttcaaacggctgaaccaatttacttgcattatagctaagaacactcgatcaagccacctttcaaacaaaaaaaaactaaattgaaatgggttcattagttaaggagttacgatgtcacagacagtttcacagatacacacgtcaaacttataacacccctctttttaagtccggggttaaaaattaagttgatacgttgctccgttgtgacgtgattgaaggacaaaccgataAACAAACACGCTTTTACATTTACTTACCTGAGCTTGAAACTTCACTTTTGGAGGCAACCAGATCTTCCATTCAAATCTGGGGTCATAGTAATTGCACGAGTATGGATCCTTATTATTTTGTTGCAAAATCCCGCAAATGGTCCTCGGCGTGGCTTCGGGTGTagttataataatgtatttcaATATTGGCTATAAGAAAGAATTCGTTATAATTTGAGTTTTCCGCCATTTATCTACTACTTTAACGTaaacaagaattaaaaaaaaccagttaattacgagtcagactcgtacaccgaaggttccgtagtcgggtattttttccgacattttgcaagataaatcaaatactattaagcataaaaataaataaaaacctgttttaaaatgtacaagtaaagccttttcatattatgataacccacttgatatagttatcttactttgaaaattgaaattactaACTATTTGTTCAtggacacattttaatttttttttgtgattcaaaacaaattcacggttttcggatttttttcttttacttattctatttataagacctacctacctgccaaatttcatggttctaggtcaacgggaagtaccttatatgattacttgacagacacgacagacgaacagacgtacagacagacataagggttccgtttttcgttttgaggtacggaaccctaaaaaaagtcaaCTTACCAAATTCTGTTCAAAAAATCCCCGACATACTTTGTAAGTATATGAAATAGAGCACAGTTCTGCGCCCGTGTTGATTATCGTTTCATCTGGTACTCCGATTTTGATAAGAAATATTAATGCGAAAAATACACTTCGACACAGGAAACATTGgaaaacctgaaaaaaaaatatttattggtaTATTTGACTAGAAATCTTTAATGCACACACATTATATACATGAAACAATACATAATACTGAAAAAAACCATACAAAAGGGTGAAAGGGCGGcattattgctaaagcaatcttCTACAGGCAACCTAAATGGTGAAAGTATCGAATCTtcaaaaagagcaaccgccgagtttcttgctgtttcttctcggtaagaaaggcattccgaaccagtggtagatgcatttgacgatcaGGTTGCACGATGCAGGTTAACAAaggtattaaaataattcagtaggtacatgtgaagtttatttgaataaaagtatttctCTTTTATTCTTATTTAGATCACCGGtgaaggggtatgggtttagtgaaaactagcataccccttccaggttagcccgcttccatcttagactgcatcatcacttaccaccagatgagattgcagtcaagggctaacttgtgtatgaataaaaaaagataagATGAATATCAACTTCCGAACTAAAGATTTTCAGGTAAATGTCATTTGATACTAACGTTTGCAATATCTCGAACGCTATTCCAAACACGTCTGTATATGccgaaaacattttcaattgttTTGTATTCATTGTACAATAATTCCTTTCTGGCATACTTTACAATCAGGTTACCTAGGtctcctaaaaaaaaaatataatttgagtTTTActactacaatttttttttattactaggtATCAACATATATTTATATCAACGTCCGTTATAGACTTAGAAACCATTCAAATGATGTATctcaaactaattttattagaaaggcaataatgcgaagatggttttagaggTTCTTTTTAGCGAAGTAGCACGATCTGGGTATCCGCTAGTAATTGATAACAAACAAGACACAGTCTGAGTGAACTAACAGGGATAAAAACTAAACCCCAACTTTAGTACCCATACTCTAGTTCTTCACGAATAAAAAATACCACCACGGACAAACTTTAcatattttgtatgaaatttaccTATATGCTTATTTTTACCCGAGTTTTAGTTAAGGAGGAGGTATTCAATATTGGAAGCGTatttttttaagagggctctctccgtcactcgtttcatacaatcgtagttccaatttcatttgaatattaagcaaccaaagtccatgaacttttatacaaacattattttatacaaatattataaaaaaaacatattctagaaactaatatctattcaaaattcaa from Maniola jurtina chromosome 4, ilManJurt1.1, whole genome shotgun sequence harbors:
- the LOC123864508 gene encoding sphingomyelin phosphodiesterase 1-like, producing MNVHIITVFALLGFCTATEYLTSRDLGNLIVKYARKELLYNEYKTIENVFGIYRRVWNSVRDIANVFQCFLCRSVFFALIFLIKIGVPDETIINTGAELCSISYTYKVCRGFFEQNLPILKYIIITTPEATPRTICGILQQNNKDPYSCNYYDPRFEWKIWLPPKVKFQAQPIYANSKPLTVAVLSDIHIDPLYEPFGVADCDEPVCCRKGQKPRVRENKYIDDIVLQKSVIQDDEEIILNTNAASKIIKTVPNLNIIKEKQSAPAGYWGDYRNCDTPIWAFIDVIKQIASHEDVDVVYYIGDNIDHHVWETTYELNEYVNSLVVDKMQKILRDDMLVVHTVGNHEAQPADQFAPTYVKGKLLNTTWLYESLANIWRSYLTEYAFNSMKKQGGYSMLIRPGLRVISINNIVAYKFNWWLVYDPHECKRQLEWLVEELYKAELAGEKVHILSHVPPGDQDLIYIWTREYHRIVDRFSSTITAQFNGHIHSDEFKIFYKDGKAFNVAWSAGSATTFQNFNLNYKIVTFDNNNFEPTSMVNYIYNLTEANLNPNQPPRWYKLYDMQTSFQLRNLSVASMDQLVSRMVTNKKYLLDQYVDFASKDSDAMPHCDTSCKLDMLCNAVTTVLWDRTKCYELMKLYFVS